A region of Sparus aurata chromosome 8, fSpaAur1.1, whole genome shotgun sequence DNA encodes the following proteins:
- the cracr2b gene encoding EF-hand calcium-binding domain-containing protein 4A isoform X1 gives MVAVTLTADQLLCLMSNWLNDGEVLVGQGSGEAVPVSPRPRGLPAGSPRPGRVQTLLTSPRAREVMPGSPQAETMGKAKELFVLCDKEGKGFITKRDMQRLQGELPLSPEQLETVFESLDRQSNGFLTPVEFNTGLGELVGLEDTTELSQDEAEEDMDGVDLSQDPTAVRFANILMELGADKLFKDQQEFSSLWCDLQRDRPELLILLEGILTHAVSHLQDSIRERDSLEQALCRRENEHDQVVRSIYEEMESQMREEREKHLAQETIKQKQRGTQLEEELKIREQELENSLTKQKELETRIEQLSYEKANLKQQNQQLRSLNIQLQEQVESSREQLQAVLGQLSLLQHDAAQEQEARQRNVMKVSRNIQKEKDSLLRQLELLRDMNKRLRDEKDVQQAQRRTPNVTKPLQKKGSIIGNYLLQDKPLKRQLSSSDELEQNKEKEVTNTTKRHQPSRRVSREHVEQMQTQSNIVSPQRVFKVVFLGNSGVGKTSFIQHYCTGHFYNKMSATVGIDFQMKTVTLGSTTITLQLWDTAGQERFRSITEQYFRKADGILAMYDLTHSTSFTAVRGWMHSVKEKMCDGAVLMLLANKLDLADDHSRRVTAEKGQRLAEQHQALFYECSAKTGHNIEELMTDLARMLVSQHDRQCEDALLLTEDTDKRRCCT, from the exons ATGGTGGCAGTTACATTAACAGCCGACCAACTGTTGTGTT TAATGTCTAACTGGCTGAATGATGGCGAGGTGCTGGTTGGTCAAGGTAGCGGCGAGGCAGTGCCGGTGAGCCCCAGGCCGCGGGGCCTTCCAGCCGGCAGCCCAAGGCCAGGCCGGGTACAAACTCTCCTGACCTCACCCAGAGCCAGAGAAGTGATGCCAGGTAGCCCACAAGCAGAAACCATGGGCAAAGCCAAGGAGCTGTTTGTGCTGTGTGACAAAGAGGGGAAAGGGTTCATCACAAAGCGGGACATGCAG AGGCTACAAGGGGAGCTGCCGCTGTCCCCTGAGCAGCTGGAGACGGTGTTTGAGAGTCTGGACCGGCAGAGCAACGGCTTCCTCACTCCTGTGGAGTTTAACACTGGACTTG GTGAGTTGGTGGGGCTGGAGGACACGACCGAGCTGAGTCAAGACGAAGCAGAAGAGGATATGGACGGGGTGGACTTGTCCCAGGACCCCACTGCAGTTAGATTTGCAAACATCCTGATGGAGCTGGGTGCTGACAAACTCTTCAAGGA TCAGCAGGAGTTCAGTTCCTTGTGGTGTGACCTCCAGAGAGATAGACCGGAGCTGCTCATTCTCCTGGAAGGCATCCTAACCCATGCAGTGTCACATTTACAAGACtccatcagagagagagacagtctgGAACAAGCTCTTTGCAG ACGAGAGAATGAACATGATCAGGTTGTTAGGTCCATATATGAAGAAATGGAAAGCCAGAtgcgagaggagagagagaagcaccTGGCTCAG GAGACCATTAAACAGAAGCAGAGAGGGACACAACttgaggaggagctgaagattCGGGAGCAAGAGCTGGAGAACAGTCTGACCAAACAGAAAGAG CTGGAGACCAGAATTGAACAGCTGAGCTATGAAAAAGCAAACCTCaagcagcagaaccagcagctgCGGAGCCTCAACATCCAGTTacaggagcaggtggagagcagcagagagcagctgcaGGCTGTGCTTGGTCAGCTCAGCCTGTTGCAGCACGATGCTGCCCAAGAACAAGAAGCCAGGCAGAG AAATGTGATGAAGGTGTCAAGGAACATACAGAAAGAGAAGGACAGTCTTTTGAGACAACTGGAGCTTCTGAG GGACATGAACAAAAGGCTGCGAGACGAGAAAGATGTCCAACAGGCTCAGAGGAGG ACTCCAAATGTCACAAAGCCTTTGCAGAAGAAAGGGTCAATCATAGGTAACTACTTACTGCAAGACAAGCCACTGAAAAG ACAGCTGAGCTCATCCGATGAGTTGGAGcagaacaaagagaaagaggtgACAAATACAACCAAGAGACACCAGCCGTCACGTAGGGTCAGTCGTGAACATGTTGAACAGATGCAAACTCAG AGCAACATTGTCAGTCCTCAGCGAGTGTTCAAGGTGGTGTTCCTGGGTAACTCCGGCGTGGGTAAGACCTCCTTCATCCAGCACTACTGCACGGGACACTTCTACAATAAAATGAGCGCTACTGTCG GTATAGATTTCCAGATGAAGACTGTAACTCTGGgctccaccaccatcaccctgCAGCTCTGGGACACCGCAGGACAGGAGAG gTTTCGAAGCATCACTGAGCAATACTTCCGCAAAGCTGACGGTATCCTCGCCATGTATGACCTCACTCACTCCACCTCCTTCACCGCTGTGAGAGGATGGATGCACTCTGTGAAG GAGAAGATGTGTGACGGTGCAGTACTGATGCTGCTGGCGAACAAACTGGACCTGGCAGACGATCACAGCAGAAGAGTTACAGCCGAGAAGGGGCAGAGACTAGCAGAG CAACACCAAGCTTTGTTTTACGAGTGCAGTGCAAAAACTGGACATAACATCGAGGAGCTGATGACTGATCTTGCCAG GATGTTAGTGTCGCAGCATGACCGACAATGTGAAGATGCACTTTTACTGACAGAGGACACTGATAAAAGACGCTGCTGTACTTAA
- the cracr2b gene encoding EF-hand calcium-binding domain-containing protein 4A isoform X2: MSNWLNDGEVLVGQGSGEAVPVSPRPRGLPAGSPRPGRVQTLLTSPRAREVMPGSPQAETMGKAKELFVLCDKEGKGFITKRDMQRLQGELPLSPEQLETVFESLDRQSNGFLTPVEFNTGLGELVGLEDTTELSQDEAEEDMDGVDLSQDPTAVRFANILMELGADKLFKDQQEFSSLWCDLQRDRPELLILLEGILTHAVSHLQDSIRERDSLEQALCRRENEHDQVVRSIYEEMESQMREEREKHLAQETIKQKQRGTQLEEELKIREQELENSLTKQKELETRIEQLSYEKANLKQQNQQLRSLNIQLQEQVESSREQLQAVLGQLSLLQHDAAQEQEARQRNVMKVSRNIQKEKDSLLRQLELLRDMNKRLRDEKDVQQAQRRTPNVTKPLQKKGSIIGNYLLQDKPLKRQLSSSDELEQNKEKEVTNTTKRHQPSRRVSREHVEQMQTQSNIVSPQRVFKVVFLGNSGVGKTSFIQHYCTGHFYNKMSATVGIDFQMKTVTLGSTTITLQLWDTAGQERFRSITEQYFRKADGILAMYDLTHSTSFTAVRGWMHSVKEKMCDGAVLMLLANKLDLADDHSRRVTAEKGQRLAEQHQALFYECSAKTGHNIEELMTDLARMLVSQHDRQCEDALLLTEDTDKRRCCT; encoded by the exons ATGTCTAACTGGCTGAATGATGGCGAGGTGCTGGTTGGTCAAGGTAGCGGCGAGGCAGTGCCGGTGAGCCCCAGGCCGCGGGGCCTTCCAGCCGGCAGCCCAAGGCCAGGCCGGGTACAAACTCTCCTGACCTCACCCAGAGCCAGAGAAGTGATGCCAGGTAGCCCACAAGCAGAAACCATGGGCAAAGCCAAGGAGCTGTTTGTGCTGTGTGACAAAGAGGGGAAAGGGTTCATCACAAAGCGGGACATGCAG AGGCTACAAGGGGAGCTGCCGCTGTCCCCTGAGCAGCTGGAGACGGTGTTTGAGAGTCTGGACCGGCAGAGCAACGGCTTCCTCACTCCTGTGGAGTTTAACACTGGACTTG GTGAGTTGGTGGGGCTGGAGGACACGACCGAGCTGAGTCAAGACGAAGCAGAAGAGGATATGGACGGGGTGGACTTGTCCCAGGACCCCACTGCAGTTAGATTTGCAAACATCCTGATGGAGCTGGGTGCTGACAAACTCTTCAAGGA TCAGCAGGAGTTCAGTTCCTTGTGGTGTGACCTCCAGAGAGATAGACCGGAGCTGCTCATTCTCCTGGAAGGCATCCTAACCCATGCAGTGTCACATTTACAAGACtccatcagagagagagacagtctgGAACAAGCTCTTTGCAG ACGAGAGAATGAACATGATCAGGTTGTTAGGTCCATATATGAAGAAATGGAAAGCCAGAtgcgagaggagagagagaagcaccTGGCTCAG GAGACCATTAAACAGAAGCAGAGAGGGACACAACttgaggaggagctgaagattCGGGAGCAAGAGCTGGAGAACAGTCTGACCAAACAGAAAGAG CTGGAGACCAGAATTGAACAGCTGAGCTATGAAAAAGCAAACCTCaagcagcagaaccagcagctgCGGAGCCTCAACATCCAGTTacaggagcaggtggagagcagcagagagcagctgcaGGCTGTGCTTGGTCAGCTCAGCCTGTTGCAGCACGATGCTGCCCAAGAACAAGAAGCCAGGCAGAG AAATGTGATGAAGGTGTCAAGGAACATACAGAAAGAGAAGGACAGTCTTTTGAGACAACTGGAGCTTCTGAG GGACATGAACAAAAGGCTGCGAGACGAGAAAGATGTCCAACAGGCTCAGAGGAGG ACTCCAAATGTCACAAAGCCTTTGCAGAAGAAAGGGTCAATCATAGGTAACTACTTACTGCAAGACAAGCCACTGAAAAG ACAGCTGAGCTCATCCGATGAGTTGGAGcagaacaaagagaaagaggtgACAAATACAACCAAGAGACACCAGCCGTCACGTAGGGTCAGTCGTGAACATGTTGAACAGATGCAAACTCAG AGCAACATTGTCAGTCCTCAGCGAGTGTTCAAGGTGGTGTTCCTGGGTAACTCCGGCGTGGGTAAGACCTCCTTCATCCAGCACTACTGCACGGGACACTTCTACAATAAAATGAGCGCTACTGTCG GTATAGATTTCCAGATGAAGACTGTAACTCTGGgctccaccaccatcaccctgCAGCTCTGGGACACCGCAGGACAGGAGAG gTTTCGAAGCATCACTGAGCAATACTTCCGCAAAGCTGACGGTATCCTCGCCATGTATGACCTCACTCACTCCACCTCCTTCACCGCTGTGAGAGGATGGATGCACTCTGTGAAG GAGAAGATGTGTGACGGTGCAGTACTGATGCTGCTGGCGAACAAACTGGACCTGGCAGACGATCACAGCAGAAGAGTTACAGCCGAGAAGGGGCAGAGACTAGCAGAG CAACACCAAGCTTTGTTTTACGAGTGCAGTGCAAAAACTGGACATAACATCGAGGAGCTGATGACTGATCTTGCCAG GATGTTAGTGTCGCAGCATGACCGACAATGTGAAGATGCACTTTTACTGACAGAGGACACTGATAAAAGACGCTGCTGTACTTAA
- the tmem138 gene encoding transmembrane protein 138, producing MLQTGNYSLVLLIQLAMLTYDLFVNSFSELLRGAPVIQLVLFIIQDIAILFSVIIILLMMFNTYVFQVGLVSLLLERFRALLVFSALYLTLSICFHCWVMNLRWLDSNRFVWTDGLQTLFVFQRTAAVLYYYFYKRTAEYMGDPRLYEDSLWLRDAFARARQ from the exons ATGCTCCAGACCGGCAACTACTCACTGGTGCTTCTGATCCAGCTGGCCATGTTGACCTATGACCTCTTCGTCAACTCCTTCAGTGAACTCCTGAGAGGAGCGCCTGTCATCCAACTAGTGCTTTTCAT CATCCAGGACATCGCCATCTTGTTCAGCGTGATCATCATTCTGCTGATGATGTTCAATACCTACGTGTTCCAGGTCGGCCTGGTGTCCTTGCTACTAGAGAGGTTCAGGGCTCTGCTGGTGTTCTCTGCTCTTTACCTGACCCTCAGCATCTGCTTTCACTGCTGGGTGATG AACCTCAGGTGGCTCGATTCAAACCGTTTTGTTTGGACAGACGGTcttcaaactctctttgttttccagaGAACAG CTGCAGTGTTGTATTACTACTTCTACAAGCGCACAGCAGAGTATATGGGAGACCCGAGGTTGTACGAGGACTCTCTGTGGCTGCGTGACGCCTTTGCCAGAGCTCGTCAGTGA
- the tmem258 gene encoding dolichyl-diphosphooligosaccharide--protein glycosyltransferase subunit TMEM258, with protein MELEAMTRYTSPVNPAVFPHLTVVLLAIGMFFTAWFFVYEVTSTKYTRDVYKELLISLVASLFMGFGVLFLLLWVGIYV; from the exons ATG GAACTCGAGGCTATGACCAGATACACCAGCCCGGTGAACCCGGCTGTGTTCCCCCACCTCACTGTCGTCCTGCTGGCCATCGGCATGTTCTTCACTGCCTGGTTCTTCGT CTATGAGGTGACATCAACAAAATACACAAGGGACGTCTACAAAGAGCTGCTGATCTCCCTCGTGGCTTCGCTGTTCATGGGCTTTGGTGTGCTGTTCCTACTACTCTGGGTTGGGATTTATGTATGA